The following proteins are encoded in a genomic region of Nocardioides sp. cx-173:
- a CDS encoding PLP-dependent cysteine synthase family protein: MRYDNLLASVGNTPLVGLPRLSPSPDVRLWAKLEDRNPTGSIKDRPALKMIEEAEKDGLLRPGCTILEPTSGNTGISLAMAAKLKGYRIVCVMPENTSEERRQLLRMWGAEIISSPAAGGSNEAVRVAKQVAAEHPDWVMLYQYGNDANALAHQEGTGPELLADLPSITHFVAGLGTTGTLMGVSRYFREAKPEVRIVAAEPRYGELVYGLRNLDEGFVPELYDASLIDSRFSVGPRDAVRRVRELLELEGIFAGISTGAILHAALGQAAKAVKAGESADIAFVVCDGGWKYLSTGAYEGTVDEAEDRLEGQLWA; this comes from the coding sequence ATGCGCTACGACAACCTGCTGGCCTCGGTCGGCAACACGCCGCTCGTCGGCCTCCCGCGGCTGTCGCCGAGCCCCGACGTGCGTCTGTGGGCCAAGCTCGAGGACCGCAACCCCACCGGCTCGATCAAGGACCGCCCCGCCCTGAAGATGATCGAGGAGGCGGAGAAGGACGGCCTGCTGCGCCCCGGCTGCACCATCCTCGAGCCGACCTCGGGCAACACCGGCATCTCGCTGGCCATGGCCGCCAAGCTCAAGGGCTACCGCATCGTGTGCGTCATGCCCGAGAACACCTCGGAGGAGCGCCGCCAGCTGCTGCGGATGTGGGGCGCCGAGATCATCTCCTCGCCGGCCGCCGGCGGGTCCAACGAGGCCGTGCGCGTGGCCAAGCAGGTCGCCGCCGAGCACCCCGACTGGGTGATGCTCTACCAGTACGGCAACGACGCCAACGCCCTCGCGCACCAGGAGGGGACGGGCCCGGAGCTGCTCGCCGACCTGCCGTCGATCACGCACTTCGTCGCTGGGCTGGGCACCACCGGGACGCTCATGGGCGTCAGCCGGTACTTCCGCGAGGCCAAGCCCGAGGTCCGCATCGTCGCCGCGGAGCCCCGCTACGGCGAGCTCGTCTACGGGCTGCGCAACCTCGACGAGGGCTTCGTCCCCGAGCTGTACGACGCCTCGCTCATCGACTCCCGCTTCTCGGTCGGCCCGCGCGACGCCGTGCGTCGCGTGCGTGAGCTGCTGGAGCTCGAGGGCATCTTCGCGGGGATCTCCACCGGGGCGATCCTGCACGCGGCGCTCGGTCAGGCGGCCAAGGCGGTCAAGGCCGGCGAGAGCGCGGACATCGCGTTCGTCGTCTGCGACGGCGGCTGGAAGTACCTCTCCACCGGTGCCTACGAGGGCACCGTCGACGAGGCCGAGGACCGTCTCGAGGGCCAGCTCTGGGCGTGA
- a CDS encoding NYN domain-containing protein: MPGRRTFVLVDGENIDATLGNSLLGRRPLPEERPRWERVTAYAEAEWGQPVVGLFFLNASNGQLPGSFIQALLAMDYRPIPLAGRSDQKVVDVGIQRTLEALVGHDDDVLLVSHDADFAPQMSQLLGGERRVGVVGLDEYVSIQYSDLDIEIHDLEDDVHAFNVPLPRVRIIDLEDFDPERFLR; the protein is encoded by the coding sequence GTGCCGGGCCGTCGTACGTTCGTCCTCGTCGACGGGGAGAACATCGACGCCACGCTCGGCAACTCCCTCCTGGGCCGGCGGCCACTGCCCGAGGAACGCCCGCGCTGGGAGCGCGTCACGGCGTACGCCGAGGCCGAGTGGGGCCAGCCCGTCGTCGGGCTGTTCTTCCTCAACGCCTCCAACGGACAGCTGCCCGGCAGCTTCATCCAGGCGCTGCTGGCCATGGACTACCGGCCGATCCCGCTGGCCGGGCGCAGCGACCAGAAGGTCGTGGACGTCGGCATCCAGCGCACCCTCGAGGCCCTGGTCGGTCACGACGACGACGTGCTGCTCGTCAGCCACGACGCCGACTTCGCGCCGCAGATGTCGCAGCTGCTCGGCGGCGAGCGCCGCGTCGGGGTGGTCGGGCTCGACGAGTACGTCAGCATCCAGTACTCCGACCTCGACATCGAGATCCACGACCTCGAGGACGACGTCCACGCCTTCAACGTGCCGCTGCCGCGCGTGCGGATCATCGACCTCGAGGACTTCGACCCCGAGCGCTTCCTGCGCTAG
- a CDS encoding MoaD/ThiS family protein gives MAIEVRIPTILRTYTDGEKAVTGEGASLSALIDDLEASHPGIKDRLLDDGDLRRFVNVYINDEDVRFIGGLEATLSDGDQVVVLPAVAGG, from the coding sequence ATGGCCATCGAGGTCCGGATCCCCACCATCCTGCGCACCTACACCGACGGCGAGAAGGCCGTCACCGGTGAGGGCGCGAGCCTGAGCGCGCTGATCGACGACCTCGAGGCGAGCCACCCCGGGATCAAGGACCGGCTGCTCGATGACGGCGACCTGCGCCGTTTCGTCAACGTCTACATCAACGACGAGGACGTCCGCTTCATCGGCGGCCTGGAGGCCACGCTCAGCGACGGCGACCAGGTCGTCGTGCTCCCCGCGGTCGCCGGGGGCTGA
- a CDS encoding Mov34/MPN/PAD-1 family protein codes for MLTILQATYDAIVAHAKRDHPDEACGIVAGPEGSDRPERLVEMVNAAGSPTFYEFDSTDLLRLYRDMDARDEEPVVIYHSHTATEAYPSRTDIGLAQEPNAHYVLVSTREHGNNDGAVEFRSYRIIDGDVTEEEVVVVPQLTTI; via the coding sequence GTGCTGACCATCCTCCAGGCGACGTACGACGCGATCGTCGCGCACGCCAAGCGGGACCACCCCGACGAGGCCTGCGGCATCGTCGCGGGCCCCGAGGGCAGCGACCGTCCCGAGCGGCTCGTGGAGATGGTCAACGCCGCCGGCAGCCCGACGTTCTATGAGTTCGACTCCACGGACCTGCTGCGGCTCTACCGCGACATGGACGCGCGGGACGAGGAGCCCGTGGTGATCTACCACTCGCACACCGCCACCGAGGCCTACCCGAGCCGCACCGACATCGGCCTGGCGCAGGAGCCGAACGCCCACTATGTGCTGGTCAGCACGCGCGAGCACGGGAATAACGACGGCGCCGTGGAGTTCAGGTCCTACAGGATCATCGACGGCGACGTGACCGAGGAAGAGGTCGTCGTCGTCCCCCAGCTCACCACCATCTGA
- a CDS encoding NUDIX hydrolase produces MPIPPFVLELRAMVGDHQLWLPGVTAVIVRDDHLLLTLRADNGQWAPVTGIVDPGEEPGVAARREALEETGVEVSVDRLASVSVSPPITHANGDKGIYLDLTFACTWLAGEARVGDDENTDVRWWPLDGLPEMSPWLISRIEAGLSDETGARFVS; encoded by the coding sequence ATGCCGATCCCACCCTTCGTCCTCGAGCTGCGCGCGATGGTCGGCGACCACCAGCTCTGGCTGCCCGGCGTCACCGCGGTCATCGTCCGCGACGACCACCTGCTGCTCACGCTGCGTGCCGACAACGGCCAGTGGGCCCCGGTGACGGGCATCGTGGACCCGGGTGAGGAGCCCGGGGTCGCGGCGCGTCGCGAGGCCCTGGAGGAGACCGGCGTGGAGGTCAGCGTCGACCGTCTCGCGTCCGTGAGCGTCAGTCCGCCGATCACGCACGCCAACGGGGACAAGGGCATCTATCTCGACCTGACCTTCGCCTGCACCTGGCTCGCCGGCGAGGCCCGCGTCGGCGACGACGAGAACACCGACGTCCGGTGGTGGCCGCTCGATGGGCTCCCGGAGATGAGCCCGTGGCTGATCAGCCGCATCGAGGCCGGGCTGTCGGATGAGACCGGGGCCCGGTTCGTCTCCTGA
- a CDS encoding DUF2017 domain-containing protein translates to MSGFTRHRRSRLVIANFTGFEADLLRSLASQLVELLRNESAVPRADQDPFEAMMDFSGPTTEPEDPVLARLFPTAYPADEEAAAEFRRFTEGALRDGKAAAACTVIDTLEEAGLPEQLTEDGLMIDVELDEPTAETWMRSFTDVRLALASRLGIEDGDEAYWYELPEEDPRSQAHDIYEWVGYLQETLVDALSR, encoded by the coding sequence GTGAGCGGCTTCACGCGGCACCGGCGCAGCAGGCTGGTCATCGCGAACTTCACCGGCTTCGAGGCCGACCTGCTGCGCTCCCTGGCCTCCCAGCTGGTCGAGCTCCTGCGCAACGAGTCCGCCGTACCCCGCGCGGACCAGGACCCGTTCGAGGCGATGATGGACTTCTCCGGCCCCACCACGGAGCCCGAGGACCCGGTCCTGGCGCGGCTGTTCCCGACGGCCTACCCCGCCGACGAGGAGGCGGCCGCGGAGTTCCGGCGGTTCACCGAGGGCGCCCTGCGCGACGGCAAGGCCGCCGCCGCCTGCACCGTGATCGACACCCTAGAGGAGGCCGGGCTGCCCGAGCAGCTCACCGAGGACGGGCTGATGATCGACGTCGAGCTCGACGAGCCGACCGCCGAGACCTGGATGCGCTCCTTCACCGACGTCCGGCTCGCGCTCGCCAGCCGGCTGGGGATCGAGGACGGCGACGAGGCGTACTGGTACGAGCTGCCCGAGGAGGACCCGCGCTCTCAGGCACACGACATCTACGAGTGGGTGGGCTACCTCCAGGAGACCTTGGTCGACGCGCTCAGCCGCTGA
- the clpS gene encoding ATP-dependent Clp protease adapter ClpS, with product MSAPSPVEVEPDTEKDLVADEVTVLATPWVTVVWNDPVNLMSYVTYVFQKYFGYDKSKAEKLMMEVHEDGRSVVSTGSREEMERDVQAMHEYGLWATLQKSE from the coding sequence GTGTCCGCTCCCAGTCCCGTCGAGGTCGAGCCAGACACCGAGAAGGACCTCGTTGCCGACGAGGTCACGGTCCTGGCCACGCCCTGGGTGACCGTCGTCTGGAACGATCCGGTCAACCTGATGTCCTACGTCACCTACGTGTTCCAGAAGTACTTCGGCTACGACAAGTCAAAGGCCGAGAAGCTGATGATGGAGGTCCACGAGGACGGCCGCTCGGTCGTCAGCACGGGCAGCCGCGAGGAGATGGAGCGCGACGTCCAGGCCATGCACGAGTACGGCCTGTGGGCCACTCTCCAGAAGTCCGAGTAG
- a CDS encoding enoyl-CoA hydratase-related protein yields MASDKDLQVRLDDGALWLTMDRPDVLNAMSPTMAGDLARLLEEAVGRDDVRVVVLAGAGGAFSAGADISGVDAHERFDVRAMDAANRIIRAVVAVDKPVVAAVGGIAAGVGCSVALASDIVVAGESATFLLAFARIGFMPDGGASASVAASIGRARAMRMGLLAEPLSAREAYDTGLVTHLATDEDLPAVVERIVRRLAAGPPLALAATKRAINAATLTELEPALERERTGQSLLMRTADAAEGMRAFGEGRRPVFRGE; encoded by the coding sequence ATGGCCTCAGACAAGGACCTGCAGGTCCGCCTCGACGACGGCGCCCTCTGGCTCACGATGGACCGGCCCGACGTCCTGAACGCGATGAGTCCCACGATGGCCGGCGACCTGGCGCGGCTGCTCGAGGAGGCGGTCGGACGCGACGACGTGCGGGTCGTGGTCCTGGCCGGCGCGGGCGGCGCGTTCAGCGCCGGCGCCGACATCTCCGGCGTGGACGCCCACGAGCGGTTCGACGTACGCGCCATGGACGCGGCCAACCGGATCATCCGCGCTGTCGTCGCCGTCGACAAGCCGGTCGTCGCGGCCGTGGGCGGCATCGCCGCGGGCGTCGGCTGCTCGGTCGCGCTGGCCTCGGACATCGTGGTCGCCGGGGAGTCCGCGACCTTCCTGCTGGCCTTCGCCCGGATCGGCTTCATGCCCGACGGCGGCGCCTCGGCGAGCGTCGCCGCCTCCATCGGCCGGGCCCGGGCGATGCGGATGGGGCTGCTCGCCGAGCCGCTCTCCGCGCGGGAGGCCTACGACACCGGGCTGGTCACCCACCTGGCGACGGACGAGGACCTCCCGGCGGTGGTCGAGAGGATCGTGCGGCGACTCGCGGCCGGCCCGCCCCTCGCGCTGGCCGCCACCAAGCGCGCCATCAACGCCGCCACGCTCACCGAGCTCGAGCCGGCCCTCGAGCGCGAGCGCACCGGCCAGAGCCTGCTCATGCGCACCGCCGACGCCGCCGAGGGCATGCGCGCCTTCGGCGAGGGTCGGCGGCCGGTCTTCCGCGGCGAGTAG
- a CDS encoding winged helix-turn-helix domain-containing protein, with product MSDDEVRALRAAAHPVRLRILSLLTSSELSAAEVARELGLTHANASYHLRVLLDAEEIVEAGEERIRGGVAKRYRHPWRQEEHAGHARGVDARTMAHEMVRRMELRDGATQANFTDAELWVETEVWERAMRLLVEASELVHAEARPPRAEGTRPVGLTIAAFGMTP from the coding sequence ATGTCCGACGACGAGGTACGGGCGCTGCGAGCCGCGGCACACCCGGTCCGGCTGCGGATCCTCTCGCTGCTCACCAGCTCCGAGCTCAGCGCGGCGGAGGTGGCGCGGGAGCTGGGCCTCACGCACGCCAACGCGTCCTACCACCTGCGCGTGCTGCTCGACGCCGAGGAGATCGTCGAGGCCGGCGAGGAGCGGATCCGTGGCGGCGTCGCCAAGCGCTACCGGCACCCCTGGCGCCAAGAGGAGCACGCGGGGCACGCCCGGGGGGTGGACGCCCGGACGATGGCGCACGAGATGGTCCGCCGGATGGAGCTGCGCGACGGCGCGACGCAGGCCAACTTCACCGACGCCGAGCTCTGGGTGGAGACCGAGGTCTGGGAGCGGGCGATGCGCCTGCTCGTGGAGGCCTCCGAGCTCGTGCACGCCGAGGCCAGGCCCCCGCGCGCCGAGGGCACCCGCCCGGTCGGCCTGACCATCGCGGCGTTCGGGATGACGCCGTGA
- a CDS encoding MFS transporter, producing the protein MSRPPALAPLREQNFRWYFLSRLVNMVGGTMASVALAFAVLEVSDSPSALGTVLAAMSIPMVVFLLVGGVVADRFGRTLVIQTSNVVSGLCQLGMAALVLSGHAQVWQLVCLAAVIGTSSAMGFPALASVLPQLVPREQLQQANVLISMMRGTLTVLGPSVAGILVVTVGPGWALAVDGVSYLGAAALLLRVHIPAPARREDQPSIMVELREGWTVFRGTTWLWVVVLAFSALNAIHAGTIFTLGPVLAKQSDIGERGWGLILSAEAVGLLAMTLVMSRVRLERPLLFGMLGIGALSLPMLMLGLYPQVAAVMAVMVLAGAGTEIFNLGWNLAMQEHIPDDVLSRAYSYDALGSFVAIPVGQLLFGPLGAAFGVQQVILVGGIGYAAIVALALTSRSVRRLQRVSTTSPAAP; encoded by the coding sequence GTGAGCCGCCCGCCGGCGCTCGCGCCCCTGCGCGAGCAGAACTTCCGCTGGTACTTCCTCTCCCGACTGGTCAACATGGTCGGCGGGACGATGGCGAGCGTCGCCCTCGCCTTCGCCGTGCTCGAGGTGAGCGACTCCCCCAGCGCGCTCGGCACCGTGCTGGCGGCGATGAGCATCCCCATGGTGGTGTTCCTGCTCGTCGGCGGCGTCGTGGCCGACCGGTTCGGGCGCACGCTCGTGATCCAGACGTCCAACGTCGTCTCCGGCCTGTGCCAGCTGGGCATGGCCGCGCTGGTGCTCAGCGGCCATGCGCAGGTGTGGCAGCTCGTCTGCCTCGCCGCAGTGATCGGTACGTCGTCGGCCATGGGCTTCCCCGCGCTCGCCAGCGTGCTGCCGCAGCTCGTGCCCCGCGAGCAGCTGCAGCAGGCCAACGTGCTGATCTCGATGATGCGCGGGACCCTGACGGTGCTCGGCCCGTCGGTCGCCGGCATCCTCGTGGTCACCGTCGGGCCAGGCTGGGCCCTGGCCGTCGACGGGGTCTCCTACCTCGGCGCCGCCGCGCTGCTGCTGCGCGTGCACATCCCCGCGCCCGCTCGACGTGAGGACCAGCCCTCGATCATGGTCGAGCTCCGGGAGGGGTGGACCGTCTTTCGCGGAACCACCTGGCTCTGGGTCGTGGTCCTCGCCTTCTCCGCGCTCAACGCCATCCACGCCGGCACGATCTTCACCCTCGGCCCGGTCCTGGCCAAGCAGAGCGACATCGGCGAGCGCGGCTGGGGTCTGATCCTGTCGGCCGAGGCCGTCGGGCTGCTCGCCATGACCCTGGTGATGAGCCGCGTCCGGCTGGAGCGCCCACTGCTCTTCGGCATGCTCGGGATCGGCGCGCTGTCACTGCCGATGCTCATGCTGGGGCTGTACCCGCAGGTCGCGGCCGTCATGGCGGTGATGGTCCTGGCCGGCGCCGGCACCGAGATCTTCAACCTGGGCTGGAACCTCGCGATGCAGGAGCACATCCCCGACGACGTGCTCTCGCGCGCCTACTCCTACGACGCTCTCGGCTCGTTCGTCGCGATCCCCGTGGGCCAGCTGCTCTTCGGCCCGTTGGGCGCCGCGTTCGGCGTGCAGCAGGTCATCCTCGTGGGCGGCATCGGCTACGCCGCGATCGTCGCCCTGGCGCTCACCTCGCGCTCGGTGCGCCGCCTGCAGCGGGTCAGCACCACTTCTCCCGCAGCGCCCTGA
- a CDS encoding DUF1697 domain-containing protein has translation MATYVAFLRAINLGANRKFPKAAIVAATEAAGFGDVETYINTGNVRFGTAMRSRARIEAALEQAYRESQGFEVPTILFTPAELRRVADDADRLAADHAGRHYVSLLKDEPSAATARVLEERSTEQERVHVEGRAVHLLVGQSYLGASTNNVAVERLLGVATNRNVTVIRALREKWC, from the coding sequence ATGGCGACCTACGTGGCGTTCCTGAGGGCGATCAACCTCGGTGCGAACCGGAAGTTCCCGAAGGCCGCGATCGTCGCGGCCACCGAGGCAGCGGGCTTCGGCGACGTCGAGACCTACATCAACACCGGCAACGTCCGCTTCGGTACGGCGATGAGGTCGCGCGCGCGGATCGAGGCGGCCCTGGAGCAGGCCTATCGGGAGTCGCAGGGCTTCGAGGTGCCGACGATCCTGTTCACCCCGGCCGAGCTGCGTCGCGTGGCCGACGACGCCGACCGCCTCGCCGCGGACCACGCCGGCCGTCACTACGTCTCGCTGCTCAAGGACGAGCCGTCGGCCGCGACGGCTCGGGTGCTGGAGGAGCGCAGCACCGAGCAGGAGCGGGTGCACGTCGAGGGCCGGGCGGTGCACCTGCTCGTGGGGCAGAGCTACCTCGGGGCGAGCACGAACAACGTCGCGGTCGAGAGGCTGCTCGGCGTGGCCACCAACCGCAACGTCACGGTGATCAGGGCGCTGCGGGAGAAGTGGTGCTGA
- the hppD gene encoding 4-hydroxyphenylpyruvate dioxygenase: MTLTPDELKADLTLEQLKELVGLVEYDASRDVFPVTAMDAVGFVVGNATQTATFYQLALGMELEAYRGPETGTRDSKSYVLRSGSARFVFTGGVTPDSPLLEHHRRHGDGVVDLALEVPDVDRCIEHARAVGARILEEPHDVTDEHGTVRLAAIATYGETRHTLVDRARYSGPYLPGYVARTTTVARREGHPKRLFQAVDHCVGNVELGHMDEWVEFYHKVMGFTNMAEFIGDDIATDYSALMSKVVASGNHRVKFPLNEPAVAKKKSQIDEYLEFYDGAGCQHIALATNDILRSVDILRDHGIEFLDTPDSYYDDPELRARIGQVRVPIEELKKRKILVDRDEDGYLLQIFTKPMGDRPTVFYEFIERHGSLGFGKGNFKALFEAIEREQDARGNL; this comes from the coding sequence ATGACTCTCACCCCGGACGAGCTCAAGGCCGACCTCACCCTCGAGCAGCTCAAGGAGCTGGTGGGCCTGGTCGAGTACGACGCCAGCCGCGACGTCTTCCCGGTCACCGCCATGGACGCGGTCGGCTTCGTGGTCGGCAACGCGACCCAGACCGCGACCTTCTACCAGCTCGCGCTCGGCATGGAGCTGGAGGCCTACCGCGGCCCCGAGACGGGCACCCGGGACTCCAAGTCCTACGTGCTGCGCTCGGGCAGCGCGCGCTTCGTCTTCACCGGAGGCGTCACGCCCGACAGCCCGCTGCTGGAGCACCACCGTCGCCACGGCGACGGCGTCGTCGACCTGGCGCTCGAGGTGCCCGACGTGGACCGCTGCATCGAGCACGCCCGCGCGGTCGGGGCGCGGATCCTCGAGGAGCCGCACGACGTCACCGACGAGCACGGCACGGTCCGGCTCGCCGCGATCGCGACGTACGGCGAGACCCGGCACACGCTGGTCGACCGCGCCCGCTACTCCGGCCCCTACCTGCCCGGCTACGTCGCGCGCACCACCACCGTCGCGCGCCGCGAAGGCCACCCGAAGCGGCTGTTCCAGGCCGTCGACCACTGCGTCGGCAACGTCGAGCTCGGCCACATGGACGAGTGGGTGGAGTTCTACCACAAGGTCATGGGCTTCACGAACATGGCGGAGTTCATCGGCGACGACATCGCCACCGACTACTCCGCGCTGATGAGCAAGGTCGTCGCGAGCGGCAACCACCGCGTGAAGTTCCCGCTCAACGAGCCCGCGGTCGCCAAGAAGAAGTCGCAGATCGACGAGTACCTCGAGTTCTACGACGGCGCCGGCTGCCAGCACATCGCGCTGGCCACCAACGACATCCTGCGCTCGGTCGACATCCTGCGCGACCACGGCATCGAGTTCCTCGACACCCCCGACTCCTACTACGACGACCCGGAGCTGCGCGCGCGGATCGGTCAGGTGCGGGTGCCGATCGAGGAGCTGAAGAAGCGCAAGATCCTGGTCGACCGCGACGAGGACGGCTACCTCCTGCAGATCTTCACCAAGCCCATGGGCGACCGTCCCACGGTCTTCTACGAGTTCATCGAGCGCCACGGCTCCCTCGGCTTCGGCAAGGGCAACTTCAAGGCCCTCTTCGAGGCCATCGAGCGCGAGCAGGACGCCCGAGGCAACTTGTGA
- a CDS encoding Lrp/AsnC family transcriptional regulator, whose product MDDLDRNLIELFAAEPRVGVLEASRRLGVARGTVQARLDKLESSGIVTGWGPDLAPEALGYPVTAFLTLEISQSAGHEAVAEQLAAVPEVLEAYTITGAGDLWCRVVARTNADLQRVIDRVVAASGVQRASTVMALATQVPYRVLPLAGQVGRVD is encoded by the coding sequence GTGGACGATCTCGACCGCAACCTGATCGAGCTGTTCGCCGCCGAGCCGCGCGTCGGCGTGCTCGAGGCCTCGCGCCGGCTCGGCGTGGCGCGCGGCACCGTCCAGGCCCGCCTCGACAAGCTCGAGAGCTCCGGGATCGTCACCGGGTGGGGACCCGACCTGGCCCCGGAGGCCCTGGGCTACCCGGTCACGGCGTTCCTCACGCTGGAGATCAGCCAGTCCGCGGGCCACGAGGCGGTGGCCGAGCAGCTCGCCGCGGTGCCGGAGGTGCTCGAGGCCTACACGATCACCGGGGCCGGCGACCTGTGGTGCCGCGTCGTCGCGCGCACCAACGCCGACCTGCAGCGGGTCATCGACCGGGTGGTCGCGGCCTCCGGCGTCCAGCGCGCCTCGACCGTGATGGCGCTGGCGACCCAGGTGCCCTACCGGGTGCTGCCGCTGGCCGGCCAGGTCGGCCGGGTCGACTGA
- a CDS encoding IclR family transcriptional regulator, producing MPAETSQTLDRGLRVLTVLASAPDGLTITELALQLDVNRTVVYRLVSTLEQHALVRRSARGRLHVGLGMLHLASAVHPLVRDVAVPVLRALAEAVGCTAHLTVAEGDEGLALAVVEPSWTDFHVSYRVGSRHPLHQGAAGKAILAGRDGDLAPYVVTEGELQAGARGLAAPLPGIKGLEASVGIVTLGALDAGEVGPRVVTAVEELTERLG from the coding sequence ATGCCGGCCGAGACCTCCCAGACCCTCGACCGGGGGCTGCGCGTCCTGACCGTGCTCGCGTCCGCACCCGACGGGCTCACGATCACCGAGCTGGCGCTGCAGCTCGACGTCAACCGCACGGTCGTCTACCGGCTGGTGAGCACCCTCGAGCAGCACGCGCTCGTTCGTCGCAGCGCCCGCGGGCGGCTGCACGTCGGGCTCGGCATGCTGCACCTCGCCTCGGCCGTGCACCCGCTCGTGCGCGACGTCGCGGTCCCGGTCCTGCGCGCGCTGGCGGAGGCCGTCGGCTGCACGGCGCACCTCACGGTCGCCGAGGGCGACGAGGGGCTGGCCCTCGCGGTCGTGGAGCCGTCGTGGACCGACTTCCACGTCAGCTACCGGGTCGGCTCGCGGCACCCGCTCCACCAGGGCGCGGCCGGCAAGGCGATCCTCGCCGGTCGCGACGGCGACCTCGCGCCGTACGTCGTGACCGAGGGGGAGCTCCAGGCCGGCGCCCGGGGCCTGGCCGCCCCGCTGCCGGGCATCAAGGGGCTCGAGGCCAGCGTGGGCATCGTGACCCTCGGCGCCCTGGACGCGGGGGAGGTGGGCCCCCGGGTCGTCACCGCGGTCGAGGAGCTCACCGAGCGACTGGGCTGA